The following are encoded together in the Gasterosteus aculeatus chromosome 7, fGasAcu3.hap1.1, whole genome shotgun sequence genome:
- the tcerg1b gene encoding transcription elongation regulator 1 isoform X4, translating to MAEQTESETIGFNDNRMVQQAVRFRGPAPAPAPAQTPVLRGPPPLLRPPPPPFGMMRGPPPRPPFARPPFDPNMPPIPPPGGMPPPIGPPHLQRPPFLPPPMGNLPPPPGMLFPPGMPPVPASGAPALNPAEEIWVENKTPEGKAYYYNARTRESSWSKPDGVKIIQQSELNPLLVAGSGGPGQSVGATSAASSSSSNTTASTTAASTQAPSTTPSRTLSSSPDSTTPSPSVSIAVSSSVGVSPVTVVTVSTVPSPVTAVQTMPLLPAGLSHNVGQPTAGLSPFPPVMVPPFRVPLPGMHIPLPGMLPGMGPPLVSMMHPQLLSAAPSMAGALHLPEWSEYKTADGKMYYYNNRTLESTWEKPLALVEKEKEAERIKQRLAQEEAEAIQMEEEEENNKTENANHDKVEPKEEEMTEEEKAAQKARPIATNPIPGTPWCVVWTGDERVFFYNPTTRLSMWDRPEELVGRADVDKHIQEPPHKRGLDDGGKKTGVKEEQELTIATDENQDEEPTKAKKRKKEEVKEADSEKEVAMEVELRAARERAVVPLEARMTQFREMLLERGVSAFSTWDKELHKIVFDPRYLLLNPKERKQVFDQYVKTRAEEERKEKKNKLMQAKDEFRRMMEEAKFTPRTTFSEFAVKHGRDPRFKTIEKMKDREAIFVEFITAIRKREKEDSKSRGEKVKLDFHDLLSDQHIEVGQRWSKVKERLETDPRYKAVESSALREELFKQYMEKQAKSVDLDKERELERQARIEASLREREREVQKARSEQTKEIDREREQHKREEAIQHFKALMSDMVRSPDATWSDTRRNLRKDHRWESASLLEREEKEKLFNEHVEALAKKKKEHFRQLLDETSMVRSKKITLTTTWKEVKKVIKEDPRCIKFSSSDRKRQREFEDYIKDKYITAKADFRTLLKETKFITYRSRKLIQESEQHLKDVEKILQNDKRYLVLECVPEERRKLIMFYIEDLDRRGPPPPPTASEPTRRSTK from the exons ATGGCGGAGCAGACAGAAAGCGAGACCATCGGGTTCAACGACAACAG aATGGTGCAGCAGGCAGTACGGTTCCGCGGCCCTGCGCCTGCACCTGCGCCTGCCCAGACCCCAGTGTTACGAGGCCCACCACCACTCCTTAGGCCACCCCCGCCTCCTTTTGGGATGATGAGAGGACCCCCGCCGCGGCCCCCATTTGCACGTCCTCCCTTTGACCCCAACATGCCGCCCATTCCTCCCCCAGGAGGTATGCCTCCACCCATTGGACCCCCCCATCTACAG AGACCTCCGTTCCTACCCCCTCCCATGGGGAACCTGCCACCTCCTCCAGGCATGTTGTTTCCTCCTGGGATGCCTCCTGTTCCTGCATCTGGGGCCCCTGCACTCAATCCTGCAGAAGAGATCTGGGTAGAGAACAAGACGCCAGAGGGAAAG GCATATTACTACAACGCCAGGACCAGAGAGTCCTCGTGGAGTAAACCGGATGGCGTGAAGATCATCCAGCAGTCTGAACTCAACCCCCTTCTTGTAGCGGGGTCTGGTGGTCCGGGTCAAAGTGTTGGGGCCACTTCAGCTGCCAGCTCAAGCAGCAGTAACACTACAGCCAGCACGACTGCCGCCTCCACTCAGGCGCCATCCACAACTCCCTCCCGCACACTCTCCTCCAGTCCTGACTCCACCACACCCTCCCCTTCTGTGTCCATTGCAG TCTCTTCAAGTGTTGGTGTTTCGCCTGTCACTGTGGTAACGGTTTCCACGGTGCCCTCACCTGTTACGGCGGTGCAGACGATGCCGCTGCTTCCTGCGGGCCTGTCTCACAACGTTGGCCAGCCCACTGCAGGCTTATCTCCCTTCCCCCCGGTCATGGTGCCCCCGTTCAGGGTGCCCTTACCGGGGATGCACATCCCTCTACCAG GCATGCTTCCTGGCATGGGCCCGCCTTTAGTTTCCATGATGCACCCACAGCTCCTCTCGGCAGCTCCCTCCATGGCCGGAGCATTACATCTGCCTGAGTGGTCCGAGTACAAAACCGCTGACGGGAAAATGTACTACTACAACAACCGAACACTGGAGTCCACTTGGGAGAAACCACTGGCCCTGGTGGAAAAAG AAAAGGAAGCAGAAAGGATCAAGCAGCGTCTGGCCCAAGAGGAAGCTGAGGCGAtccagatggaggaggaggaagagaacaaCAAAACTGAAAACGCCAATCATGATAAAGTG GAGCCTAAAGAAGAAGAGATGACCGAGGAGGAAAAAGCAGCTCAAAAAGCAAGGCCAATAGCCACCAACCCGATCCCTGGAACGCCATG GTGTGTGGTGTGGACCGGTGACGAACGTGTGTTCTTCTACAACCCCACAACGCGGCTGTCAATGTGGGACCGGCCCGAGGAGCTGGTCGGTCGAGCTGACGTTGACAAGCACATCCAGGAGCCGCCGCACAAGAGAGGACTGGACGACGGCGGCAAGAAGACAG GTGTCAAGGAGGAGCAAGAACTAACCATTGCTACTGACGAAAATCAGGATGAGGAACCAACCAAAGCCAAAAAGAGAAA gaaggaggaggtgaaggaggcggACTCTGAGAAGGAAGTAGCGATGGAGGTAGAGCTCAGAGCTGCCAGGGAACGAGCTGTTGTGCCACTTGAGGCCCGGATGACCCAGTTCAGAGAAATGCTACTGGAGAGAGGG GTGTCTGCATTCTCAACCTGGGACAAAGAGCTTCATAAGATTGTGTTTGACCCACGCTACCTTCTGCTCAACCCAAAAGAGAGGAAACAG GTGTTTGATCAGTATGTGAAGACACGAgcggaagaggagaggaaggagaagaagaacaagctGATGCAGGCCAAAGATGAGTTCAGGAGGATGATGGAGGAGGCAAAGTTCACACCAAG AACAACGTTTAGTGAATTTGCAGTGAAGCACGGTCGAGACCCGCGATTTAAGACCATAGAGAAGATGAAGGACCGGGAGGCCATCTTCGTGGAATTCATCACCGCTATacggaagagagagaaggaggactcCAAGTCCAGAGGAGAGAAG GTGAAGTTAGACTTCCATGATCTCCTTAGTGATCAGCACATAGAAGTGGGCCAGCGGTGGAGCAAAGTGAAAGAGAGGCTGGAGACTGACCCGCGATACAAGGCTGTGGAGAGCTCCGCACTCCGAGAAGAGCTTTTCAAACAGTACATGGAAAAACAAGCCAAG AGCGTGGACCTCGACAAGGAGCGAGAGCTTGAGCGGCAGGCCCGCATTGAGGCCAGTCTCAGAGAACGGGAGCGCGAGGTGCAGAAGGCTCGATCCGAACAGACCAAAGAGATCgaccgagagagagagcagcacaaAAGGGAGGAGGCCATCCAGCATTTCAAAGCTCTCATGTCAGACATG GTACGGTCTCCAGATGCAACATGGTCAGACACGCGGCGTAACCTGCGGAAAGACCATCGCTGGGAGTCCGCGTCACTGTTAGagcgagaggagaaggagaagctgtTTAACGAACACGTAGAAGCACtggccaagaagaagaaagaacatTTCAGGCAGTTGCTTGATGAGACCAGCATGGTGCGAAGTAAAAAG ATCACCCTGACAACCACCTGGAAGGAGGTGAAAAAGGTTATCAAGGAAGACCCTCGCTGTATTAAGTTCTCCTCCAGTGATCGA aaGAGACAACGGGAGTTTGAAGATTACATCAAAGACAAGTACATCACAGCCAAAGCTGATTTCAGAACCCTGCTGAAGGAGACAAAGTTCATCACATACAG GTCGAGAAAGCTGATCCAGGAGTCTGAGCAGCATCTGAAGGATGTGGAGAAGATCCTTCAGAATGACAAGCGGTACCTCGTTCTGGAGTGCGTTCCAGAGGAGCGCAGGAAGCTCATCATGTTCTACATTGAAGATCTAGATCGCCgtggccctcctcctccccccactgcCTCTGAGCCCACCCGGCGCTCTACCAAGTGA
- the tcerg1b gene encoding transcription elongation regulator 1 isoform X2, protein MAEQTESETIGFNDNRMVQQAVRFRGPAPAPAPAQTPVLRGPPPLLRPPPPPFGMMRGPPPRPPFARPPFDPNMPPIPPPGGMPPPIGPPHLQRPPFLPPPMGNLPPPPGMLFPPGMPPVPASGAPALNPAEEIWVENKTPEGKAYYYNARTRESSWSKPDGVKIIQQSELNPLLVAGSGGPGQSVGATSAASSSSSNTTASTTAASTQAPSTTPSRTLSSSPDSTTPSPSVSIAVSSSVGVSPVTVVTVSTVPSPVTAVQTMPLLPAGLSHNVGQPTAGLSPFPPVMVPPFRVPLPGMHIPLPGVAMMQIVGAPCVKAGPGPNGMLPGMGPPLVSMMHPQLLSAAPSMAGALHLPEWSEYKTADGKMYYYNNRTLESTWEKPLALVEKEKEAERIKQRLAQEEAEAIQMEEEEENNKTENANHDKVEPKEEEMTEEEKAAQKARPIATNPIPGTPWCVVWTGDERVFFYNPTTRLSMWDRPEELVGRADVDKHIQEPPHKRGLDDGGKKTGVKEEQELTIATDENQDEEPTKAKKRKKEEVKEADSEKEVAMEVELRAARERAVVPLEARMTQFREMLLERGVSAFSTWDKELHKIVFDPRYLLLNPKERKQVFDQYVKTRAEEERKEKKNKLMQAKDEFRRMMEEAKFTPRTTFSEFAVKHGRDPRFKTIEKMKDREAIFVEFITAIRKREKEDSKSRGEKVKLDFHDLLSDQHIEVGQRWSKVKERLETDPRYKAVESSALREELFKQYMEKQAKSVDLDKERELERQARIEASLREREREVQKARSEQTKEIDREREQHKREEAIQHFKALMSDMVRSPDATWSDTRRNLRKDHRWESASLLEREEKEKLFNEHVEALAKKKKEHFRQLLDETSMVRSKKITLTTTWKEVKKVIKEDPRCIKFSSSDRKRQREFEDYIKDKYITAKADFRTLLKETKFITYRSRKLIQESEQHLKDVEKILQNDKRYLVLECVPEERRKLIMFYIEDLDRRGPPPPPTASEPTRRSTK, encoded by the exons ATGGCGGAGCAGACAGAAAGCGAGACCATCGGGTTCAACGACAACAG aATGGTGCAGCAGGCAGTACGGTTCCGCGGCCCTGCGCCTGCACCTGCGCCTGCCCAGACCCCAGTGTTACGAGGCCCACCACCACTCCTTAGGCCACCCCCGCCTCCTTTTGGGATGATGAGAGGACCCCCGCCGCGGCCCCCATTTGCACGTCCTCCCTTTGACCCCAACATGCCGCCCATTCCTCCCCCAGGAGGTATGCCTCCACCCATTGGACCCCCCCATCTACAG AGACCTCCGTTCCTACCCCCTCCCATGGGGAACCTGCCACCTCCTCCAGGCATGTTGTTTCCTCCTGGGATGCCTCCTGTTCCTGCATCTGGGGCCCCTGCACTCAATCCTGCAGAAGAGATCTGGGTAGAGAACAAGACGCCAGAGGGAAAG GCATATTACTACAACGCCAGGACCAGAGAGTCCTCGTGGAGTAAACCGGATGGCGTGAAGATCATCCAGCAGTCTGAACTCAACCCCCTTCTTGTAGCGGGGTCTGGTGGTCCGGGTCAAAGTGTTGGGGCCACTTCAGCTGCCAGCTCAAGCAGCAGTAACACTACAGCCAGCACGACTGCCGCCTCCACTCAGGCGCCATCCACAACTCCCTCCCGCACACTCTCCTCCAGTCCTGACTCCACCACACCCTCCCCTTCTGTGTCCATTGCAG TCTCTTCAAGTGTTGGTGTTTCGCCTGTCACTGTGGTAACGGTTTCCACGGTGCCCTCACCTGTTACGGCGGTGCAGACGATGCCGCTGCTTCCTGCGGGCCTGTCTCACAACGTTGGCCAGCCCACTGCAGGCTTATCTCCCTTCCCCCCGGTCATGGTGCCCCCGTTCAGGGTGCCCTTACCGGGGATGCACATCCCTCTACCAG GTGTAGCAATGATGCAGATAGTAGGTGCGCCGTGTGTAAAGGCAGGCCCCGGCCCCAACG GCATGCTTCCTGGCATGGGCCCGCCTTTAGTTTCCATGATGCACCCACAGCTCCTCTCGGCAGCTCCCTCCATGGCCGGAGCATTACATCTGCCTGAGTGGTCCGAGTACAAAACCGCTGACGGGAAAATGTACTACTACAACAACCGAACACTGGAGTCCACTTGGGAGAAACCACTGGCCCTGGTGGAAAAAG AAAAGGAAGCAGAAAGGATCAAGCAGCGTCTGGCCCAAGAGGAAGCTGAGGCGAtccagatggaggaggaggaagagaacaaCAAAACTGAAAACGCCAATCATGATAAAGTG GAGCCTAAAGAAGAAGAGATGACCGAGGAGGAAAAAGCAGCTCAAAAAGCAAGGCCAATAGCCACCAACCCGATCCCTGGAACGCCATG GTGTGTGGTGTGGACCGGTGACGAACGTGTGTTCTTCTACAACCCCACAACGCGGCTGTCAATGTGGGACCGGCCCGAGGAGCTGGTCGGTCGAGCTGACGTTGACAAGCACATCCAGGAGCCGCCGCACAAGAGAGGACTGGACGACGGCGGCAAGAAGACAG GTGTCAAGGAGGAGCAAGAACTAACCATTGCTACTGACGAAAATCAGGATGAGGAACCAACCAAAGCCAAAAAGAGAAA gaaggaggaggtgaaggaggcggACTCTGAGAAGGAAGTAGCGATGGAGGTAGAGCTCAGAGCTGCCAGGGAACGAGCTGTTGTGCCACTTGAGGCCCGGATGACCCAGTTCAGAGAAATGCTACTGGAGAGAGGG GTGTCTGCATTCTCAACCTGGGACAAAGAGCTTCATAAGATTGTGTTTGACCCACGCTACCTTCTGCTCAACCCAAAAGAGAGGAAACAG GTGTTTGATCAGTATGTGAAGACACGAgcggaagaggagaggaaggagaagaagaacaagctGATGCAGGCCAAAGATGAGTTCAGGAGGATGATGGAGGAGGCAAAGTTCACACCAAG AACAACGTTTAGTGAATTTGCAGTGAAGCACGGTCGAGACCCGCGATTTAAGACCATAGAGAAGATGAAGGACCGGGAGGCCATCTTCGTGGAATTCATCACCGCTATacggaagagagagaaggaggactcCAAGTCCAGAGGAGAGAAG GTGAAGTTAGACTTCCATGATCTCCTTAGTGATCAGCACATAGAAGTGGGCCAGCGGTGGAGCAAAGTGAAAGAGAGGCTGGAGACTGACCCGCGATACAAGGCTGTGGAGAGCTCCGCACTCCGAGAAGAGCTTTTCAAACAGTACATGGAAAAACAAGCCAAG AGCGTGGACCTCGACAAGGAGCGAGAGCTTGAGCGGCAGGCCCGCATTGAGGCCAGTCTCAGAGAACGGGAGCGCGAGGTGCAGAAGGCTCGATCCGAACAGACCAAAGAGATCgaccgagagagagagcagcacaaAAGGGAGGAGGCCATCCAGCATTTCAAAGCTCTCATGTCAGACATG GTACGGTCTCCAGATGCAACATGGTCAGACACGCGGCGTAACCTGCGGAAAGACCATCGCTGGGAGTCCGCGTCACTGTTAGagcgagaggagaaggagaagctgtTTAACGAACACGTAGAAGCACtggccaagaagaagaaagaacatTTCAGGCAGTTGCTTGATGAGACCAGCATGGTGCGAAGTAAAAAG ATCACCCTGACAACCACCTGGAAGGAGGTGAAAAAGGTTATCAAGGAAGACCCTCGCTGTATTAAGTTCTCCTCCAGTGATCGA aaGAGACAACGGGAGTTTGAAGATTACATCAAAGACAAGTACATCACAGCCAAAGCTGATTTCAGAACCCTGCTGAAGGAGACAAAGTTCATCACATACAG GTCGAGAAAGCTGATCCAGGAGTCTGAGCAGCATCTGAAGGATGTGGAGAAGATCCTTCAGAATGACAAGCGGTACCTCGTTCTGGAGTGCGTTCCAGAGGAGCGCAGGAAGCTCATCATGTTCTACATTGAAGATCTAGATCGCCgtggccctcctcctccccccactgcCTCTGAGCCCACCCGGCGCTCTACCAAGTGA
- the tcerg1b gene encoding transcription elongation regulator 1 isoform X1, with protein sequence MAEQTESETIGFNDNRMVQQAVRFRGPAPAPAPAQTPVLRGPPPLLRPPPPPFGMMRGPPPRPPFARPPFDPNMPPIPPPGGMPPPIGPPHLQRPPFLPPPMGNLPPPPGMLFPPGMPPVPASGAPALNPAEEIWVENKTPEGKAYYYNARTRESSWSKPDGVKIIQQSELNPLLVAGSGGPGQSVGATSAASSSSSNTTASTTAASTQAPSTTPSRTLSSSPDSTTPSPSVSIAATVVADMSPVAPVSSSVGVSPVTVVTVSTVPSPVTAVQTMPLLPAGLSHNVGQPTAGLSPFPPVMVPPFRVPLPGMHIPLPGVAMMQIVGAPCVKAGPGPNGMLPGMGPPLVSMMHPQLLSAAPSMAGALHLPEWSEYKTADGKMYYYNNRTLESTWEKPLALVEKEKEAERIKQRLAQEEAEAIQMEEEEENNKTENANHDKVEPKEEEMTEEEKAAQKARPIATNPIPGTPWCVVWTGDERVFFYNPTTRLSMWDRPEELVGRADVDKHIQEPPHKRGLDDGGKKTGVKEEQELTIATDENQDEEPTKAKKRKKEEVKEADSEKEVAMEVELRAARERAVVPLEARMTQFREMLLERGVSAFSTWDKELHKIVFDPRYLLLNPKERKQVFDQYVKTRAEEERKEKKNKLMQAKDEFRRMMEEAKFTPRTTFSEFAVKHGRDPRFKTIEKMKDREAIFVEFITAIRKREKEDSKSRGEKVKLDFHDLLSDQHIEVGQRWSKVKERLETDPRYKAVESSALREELFKQYMEKQAKSVDLDKERELERQARIEASLREREREVQKARSEQTKEIDREREQHKREEAIQHFKALMSDMVRSPDATWSDTRRNLRKDHRWESASLLEREEKEKLFNEHVEALAKKKKEHFRQLLDETSMVRSKKITLTTTWKEVKKVIKEDPRCIKFSSSDRKRQREFEDYIKDKYITAKADFRTLLKETKFITYRSRKLIQESEQHLKDVEKILQNDKRYLVLECVPEERRKLIMFYIEDLDRRGPPPPPTASEPTRRSTK encoded by the exons ATGGCGGAGCAGACAGAAAGCGAGACCATCGGGTTCAACGACAACAG aATGGTGCAGCAGGCAGTACGGTTCCGCGGCCCTGCGCCTGCACCTGCGCCTGCCCAGACCCCAGTGTTACGAGGCCCACCACCACTCCTTAGGCCACCCCCGCCTCCTTTTGGGATGATGAGAGGACCCCCGCCGCGGCCCCCATTTGCACGTCCTCCCTTTGACCCCAACATGCCGCCCATTCCTCCCCCAGGAGGTATGCCTCCACCCATTGGACCCCCCCATCTACAG AGACCTCCGTTCCTACCCCCTCCCATGGGGAACCTGCCACCTCCTCCAGGCATGTTGTTTCCTCCTGGGATGCCTCCTGTTCCTGCATCTGGGGCCCCTGCACTCAATCCTGCAGAAGAGATCTGGGTAGAGAACAAGACGCCAGAGGGAAAG GCATATTACTACAACGCCAGGACCAGAGAGTCCTCGTGGAGTAAACCGGATGGCGTGAAGATCATCCAGCAGTCTGAACTCAACCCCCTTCTTGTAGCGGGGTCTGGTGGTCCGGGTCAAAGTGTTGGGGCCACTTCAGCTGCCAGCTCAAGCAGCAGTAACACTACAGCCAGCACGACTGCCGCCTCCACTCAGGCGCCATCCACAACTCCCTCCCGCACACTCTCCTCCAGTCCTGACTCCACCACACCCTCCCCTTCTGTGTCCATTGCAG CCACTGTTGTAGCAGACATGTCCCCTGTTGCCCCAGTCTCTTCAAGTGTTGGTGTTTCGCCTGTCACTGTGGTAACGGTTTCCACGGTGCCCTCACCTGTTACGGCGGTGCAGACGATGCCGCTGCTTCCTGCGGGCCTGTCTCACAACGTTGGCCAGCCCACTGCAGGCTTATCTCCCTTCCCCCCGGTCATGGTGCCCCCGTTCAGGGTGCCCTTACCGGGGATGCACATCCCTCTACCAG GTGTAGCAATGATGCAGATAGTAGGTGCGCCGTGTGTAAAGGCAGGCCCCGGCCCCAACG GCATGCTTCCTGGCATGGGCCCGCCTTTAGTTTCCATGATGCACCCACAGCTCCTCTCGGCAGCTCCCTCCATGGCCGGAGCATTACATCTGCCTGAGTGGTCCGAGTACAAAACCGCTGACGGGAAAATGTACTACTACAACAACCGAACACTGGAGTCCACTTGGGAGAAACCACTGGCCCTGGTGGAAAAAG AAAAGGAAGCAGAAAGGATCAAGCAGCGTCTGGCCCAAGAGGAAGCTGAGGCGAtccagatggaggaggaggaagagaacaaCAAAACTGAAAACGCCAATCATGATAAAGTG GAGCCTAAAGAAGAAGAGATGACCGAGGAGGAAAAAGCAGCTCAAAAAGCAAGGCCAATAGCCACCAACCCGATCCCTGGAACGCCATG GTGTGTGGTGTGGACCGGTGACGAACGTGTGTTCTTCTACAACCCCACAACGCGGCTGTCAATGTGGGACCGGCCCGAGGAGCTGGTCGGTCGAGCTGACGTTGACAAGCACATCCAGGAGCCGCCGCACAAGAGAGGACTGGACGACGGCGGCAAGAAGACAG GTGTCAAGGAGGAGCAAGAACTAACCATTGCTACTGACGAAAATCAGGATGAGGAACCAACCAAAGCCAAAAAGAGAAA gaaggaggaggtgaaggaggcggACTCTGAGAAGGAAGTAGCGATGGAGGTAGAGCTCAGAGCTGCCAGGGAACGAGCTGTTGTGCCACTTGAGGCCCGGATGACCCAGTTCAGAGAAATGCTACTGGAGAGAGGG GTGTCTGCATTCTCAACCTGGGACAAAGAGCTTCATAAGATTGTGTTTGACCCACGCTACCTTCTGCTCAACCCAAAAGAGAGGAAACAG GTGTTTGATCAGTATGTGAAGACACGAgcggaagaggagaggaaggagaagaagaacaagctGATGCAGGCCAAAGATGAGTTCAGGAGGATGATGGAGGAGGCAAAGTTCACACCAAG AACAACGTTTAGTGAATTTGCAGTGAAGCACGGTCGAGACCCGCGATTTAAGACCATAGAGAAGATGAAGGACCGGGAGGCCATCTTCGTGGAATTCATCACCGCTATacggaagagagagaaggaggactcCAAGTCCAGAGGAGAGAAG GTGAAGTTAGACTTCCATGATCTCCTTAGTGATCAGCACATAGAAGTGGGCCAGCGGTGGAGCAAAGTGAAAGAGAGGCTGGAGACTGACCCGCGATACAAGGCTGTGGAGAGCTCCGCACTCCGAGAAGAGCTTTTCAAACAGTACATGGAAAAACAAGCCAAG AGCGTGGACCTCGACAAGGAGCGAGAGCTTGAGCGGCAGGCCCGCATTGAGGCCAGTCTCAGAGAACGGGAGCGCGAGGTGCAGAAGGCTCGATCCGAACAGACCAAAGAGATCgaccgagagagagagcagcacaaAAGGGAGGAGGCCATCCAGCATTTCAAAGCTCTCATGTCAGACATG GTACGGTCTCCAGATGCAACATGGTCAGACACGCGGCGTAACCTGCGGAAAGACCATCGCTGGGAGTCCGCGTCACTGTTAGagcgagaggagaaggagaagctgtTTAACGAACACGTAGAAGCACtggccaagaagaagaaagaacatTTCAGGCAGTTGCTTGATGAGACCAGCATGGTGCGAAGTAAAAAG ATCACCCTGACAACCACCTGGAAGGAGGTGAAAAAGGTTATCAAGGAAGACCCTCGCTGTATTAAGTTCTCCTCCAGTGATCGA aaGAGACAACGGGAGTTTGAAGATTACATCAAAGACAAGTACATCACAGCCAAAGCTGATTTCAGAACCCTGCTGAAGGAGACAAAGTTCATCACATACAG GTCGAGAAAGCTGATCCAGGAGTCTGAGCAGCATCTGAAGGATGTGGAGAAGATCCTTCAGAATGACAAGCGGTACCTCGTTCTGGAGTGCGTTCCAGAGGAGCGCAGGAAGCTCATCATGTTCTACATTGAAGATCTAGATCGCCgtggccctcctcctccccccactgcCTCTGAGCCCACCCGGCGCTCTACCAAGTGA